CAAccaaaaaatttagattattagtTGGCcatgaatacataataaaaaaatattgacaattggAGCATTAGCTGTACCCGCTACAGGGCCATCAAGATCTCTAATGGCTTCATCGCATTACCAATATACCTAGAATAGCTAATGGTAAAATTGCAAGAAAACGTTGTCTTAGTTGCTACAAGAAATTGAAGGATGCTGGCAGCACCACAAAAGAAGCTCAGAAGAAATCACCTCAGGTACACACAGAGTGTAAGCAATGTAATAAGCCATTTTGTAGCCCATGCTTTAAcgaatttcattgattttttgTCTTAGCAATATTTtcattcagtaaaaaaaatgtgttggtTCATTGGTGTTTtacttttcttaatatctattcTAGACgtcctaataatatttatttccctAACTCAGACGTCCTCGCCAATAAACGGTGTAGAGTCTGTACGCCTACTTGCATCAGATGTGATGCAAGGACGTATGGTGAAAGATAAATTTGTATCATATGTGATGCAGGGACTGTCAACGTGTTAAATTTGCTCTTCTTTTTTTAAGGTTGGATGAACTTCAACAAGATTTTTTGTATCCGAGTACGCCCAAGCCAAAAGTAAGGTTATGATTTCAGCAGACCATGATTGTATATAAGTTAATGTGTCCGTATGGTAATCCCacatatcttttaaattacctgttatagtttaataaatgaGTTATCGTTAGAAGTGTCTTGATTGTCTGCTTGGTTTATGGATAACgtcacattaaattatatataacggaCTAACTCAACTCAAACtctaattcctttattcaatatagaagcataacaattatttattgttattgatagtcaaattacaCACTACCAACGGAtccgaaaagaaaataccctcaCCGAGTAGAAtcgcgaaagaaactcagcctCAACtcagtctttttttttgtcaattttataatttccatttattcaatatgaatagaaatagccaggagacGATCGTTTCATCCCAAGGTGTGCTGTCAACCATAAACTAGAGGGCTCTATATCATGTTATAAAGAAAAAGATAAACAtggcaatttaatttaaaatcgtatGGATCCTCGTTAGCGACAGTCGCGACATGCTCGTGATGCGTGCCATGCCAGACTGGTAACTCGTAACGGCTTGTGTATTACattgtatatgttattattaaataccatattatagtaatttatataaataaaaatacatataaggtataaataatataaacttgatATAAGTTGTATCGGTGTTTATATTGAGCTTGCGCAGACCATCctgttttgattaattaataaacaatgtaaaaatgtatataatcatTGTTCGGAGTGTCAACAAATGTAAAAACCAGActgaattatgaaaattaaataattcagtattccaaatacaatattataacaaagtttTGAATTTTAACTTATGTCGGCTGTCctaatgactgtatttttaattcatataacttatgtattttgattcttattcaaataaagttGTCAAAAAAAGTTCAGtagtcaattaaattaaaaaaaaataaataaataaagaaaataaaacttgacTGTAAAAATGATTGTCGAAGTTCTTATCAACTCAAACctcaaatatatcattaaatcagacatatttttttcaccATTCTGggatgaataaaaattttagccCTATTATTACTCattggtaaataaaaaagtaaatgttaattaaaaaacttgtaGAATAGAATATTTCAGCTTgtatcaagtaaaaaaaaaacattattaaatttatttttatttaaaaaatataattttacaatcttAAAAATAGATTAAGGCAGTGGCGATTTCGCATTCGAGACTTttgagtattataataattattatttatatatattttatacataaacacaTCAAtagattaatgaaatattttgtacatttacaAAGCAAGAGTGCAACAttggtttaaataaatttcgcaaCAATATCCCTTTTAACTTTAGTATTAGATTTAACAAATCAATACATCAACATTAACGTACAtgaaaacaacaacaacaatcaATATGTTGCGCTCAGCACTCAGTTTGgtatcacaataataatatttaatagttatggcatcttaataacatttttacactAGGTTAGAACACAAAAGGTACTGAAGGTTTCTCGTAGAAGTATCCTTGGTCGGGCACGAATGGCGGCCGTGTCGTGTATGGAACCCTCGTAGTAGAAGGCGGTATGTACACTGGAGGAGCCCTTGTAGTCGAAGGGGGAATATAAACTGGTGGCGCTCGGGTCGTAGAAGGTGGCACGTATATAGGAGGGGCCCTTGTAGTTGAGGGTGGGATGTAAACTGGAGGAGCTCGTGTAGTAGAAGGTGGTAAATATACAGGAGGAGCTCGTGTAGTTGATGGAGGTATGTAAACTGAAGGAGCTCGAGTTGTAGAAGGCGGTATATACACGGGAGGAGCCCTTGTTGTTGATGGTGGAATATAAACTGGTGGAGCTCGAGTTGTTGAAGGCGGTATATACACAGGTGGAGCTCGAGTGGTAGAAGGTGGTAAATACACAGGAGGAGCTCTTGTAGTTGATGGAGGAATGTAAACAGGTGGCGTGCGAATTGTAGGTGGTCTCGTTGGTACGGTAAACGGTATCTTTGGAGTTGGGTAATCGTATCCAGTAGTTCTAAATTCAGGTATTATTGTCGAGTATGTTGGCGGTCTAGTAGTTGTGGGTGGCGGTGGTCGTGTCGTTGGTCGTGTGGGAGGAATCCTTCTCGTGGTTGGAGGTGGTAAGTATGTTGACGGACGCGTTGGTGGCGGCGGTCGTGTTGTTGGAGGTTGGGTAGGTGGCGGAGTTCTTCTCGTAGTAGGTGGTGGTAAATAAGTTGCTGGACGAGTGGGTGGAGGTGGTGGCCTTGTTGGAGGTTGTGTAGGAGGCGGAGGTCTTCTCGTCGTCGGCGGTGGTAAATAAGTTGCTGGACGAGTGGGTGGAGGTGGTGGCCTTGTTGGAGGTTGTGTAGGAGGCGGAGGTCTTCTCGTCGTCGGCGGCGGTAAATAAGTTGCTGGACGAGTGGGTGGAGGTGGTGGCCTTGTTGGAGGTTGTGTAGGAGGCGGAGGTCTTCTCGTCGTCGGCGGCGGTAAATAAGTTGCTGGACGAGTGGGTGGGGGTGGTGGTCTTGTTGGGGGCCGTGTTGGTGGCAAATATGTTATAGTTTTCTGCGTAGTCGGAGGTGGGGGTCTGGTTGGAAATGTAAACGGAACTTTAGGAGTTGGATATTCATAGCCAGTTGTTCTGAAGTTGTCTAATATCGTACTGTATGTTGGTGCCCTAGTCGTAGTTGTTGGTGGCCGTCTGGTTGTTGGCGGTGGAGGAGGCGGTGGAGGTTTTGTCGTTGGGGGGGGAGGAGGTGGTGGTGGTCTAGTTGTTGGAGGTGGAGGAGGTGGTGGAGGTCTAGTTGTCGGTGGTGGAGGAGGTGGGGGCGTCCTTGTAGTCGGTGGCAAGTAAGTTGATGGTTGCTTTGGAGGTGGCCGTCTCGTCGTAGGTGGTAAATACGTAGGTGGCTGAGTAGGTGGAGGAGGCGGTCTTGTTCTTGGAGTAGGCGGTGGTGGTGGTCTTGTTGAAGGAGGGAATGGCACTCTCGGAGTGCTGTAATAGTATCCACTTGTTGGCGGTGGAGGTCTAGTGGGTGGTGGTGGGGGTGGTCTAGTCGTTGGTGGTGGTGGAGGTCTAGTAGTAGGAGGAGGTGGTGGTGGAGGAGGTCTAGTAGTCGGTGGAGGAGGAGGGGGTGGACGTCTAGTTGTAGGTGGGGGTGGTGGTGGCGGTGGAAGTGTTGATTTTGGCGGAGGTGGGAAAGGTATACGAGGCTTTTCATACACATATCCGTTCTCCGTAGTAGGTGGCCGAGTTGGTGGTGGTGGAGGTGGCCTTGTAGGAGGTGGAGGTGGCGGAGGTGGTGGCCGAGTTGTTGATGGAGGTGGCGGAGGTGGTGGTCTtgttggtggtggtggtggcggTCTGGTTACTGGTGGTGGTGGCGGGAATGGTATTTTCGGTTTAGGGTAAAAGTATCCATCCTCATTTAAATCCGCCGATATAGGTGAACCTAGGACAGCATAGTTTTGATTTGGATTGCTTGGGATAGCACGGTATAGTCGGTCCGCTCTGCAGGTTTGGTACACCGCGAACAGGACCACCGCGATGTGAAGTGACAGCCTctgtaattcaaataaatacatattaatataattataattattatgttaataaattacataattaataaataaggtaatAGATAAATAAGATCAGTTTGTAAAgggaaataattatatcatgaGATTTTGAGATtggtattatacaaaataatacattactttttctaatattttttatcgacatttatgaattataaattaatatttttaatttaaaattaatagttaagaaaaaaaatgagtcGCGAACGCGGGTCAAGGCTTGCCTCTAGATTTTGCAACGTCAGTTTAAATATTGTCTGACCTAAGGTCACGCACATGGTAGGTGAACAGTATCAGCTGCGCGTACGttgaaaacaaaagtaattttatttattatcctaGAATGCTATTTGTATATGAACGACGAAACATATTCAgtgataaaagtaaaatatatactaataaaatttaaatattaattttattcagtaaaaaacataaattaccaCCGAATCTGTATGTTCATTTGACAAAGaagcttttattaatataattaaattataactccaactatttatattcaatttaatttataaatataccgcatccaaatcaacgaatactaacttcatgttttttttattaattaatagacaaaattcaattatataaatataatttacaacctTTAGCACTCAAAAGTAATCAAACTAtcgaaagtttaaaaaataaatacatgttaaaaaaatttaagaattggatcattagttccgcAGATTAtctcctacatacaaacaaacaaatgttcCTCGTTATGtgattatcttaatatattaatgtatttttaacttatttattaatatgagaagataaatatatattaagtttaacatCTTAATATGAGCTTgagggtaaaataaataagactaaacaaatacagtttatcatttattaataatttgtagtaCATAAGTTTCCATTGTGTTTACCGTACCCCtagcacgaaattattatttggttgTGTACCAATAATACCAACTTACTGAACGCACCCATAAaagtcaaacatggccgcccgttgaacttcatgtcattgaattttatgaattaatatcgaaatatctcgattatacaaATTTTGCTGATATATGTTGGcggctaaaatataattatttttaacgatctataattgttgATAGGTTTCGATCGTGTCTATCGTAGATccgcacgaaattattaatacagataataCATTCAATTAACATTTGTTATTACTTATGTTGTCTATGTAAAAGGGCGGTGTAAAGGAGTTTAAGGCACAAATCGTTGGTTAATGTTAACGTCTGCTAGTCACTAGTTATTATGGGTCTTGATGCTATGCTTGctaattgtttcattttaaatatcaataaaatataccgaTGTATATTTACGTAGTTGTCTTTTCGGGTAATTCGGTTGTTGGCATTGACAAATGCTATGTCAAGTCGATTTTTCTTATTGATCATcgtgttacaaaatatttgatgaatacGCGTACATTTGAAGACGTTTACCTAATCAGATCTACCATCTTAGTAAATAggtactaattaatatttaataatctttgtGACGAAATTGTTACGTAAGGTGTATTTATACACGTTTagtaatttaatgatttacaaAAGTTTAAGAAATATATGGGCTAACTTACAACTTTAGAAATTACAATCGTCCATGGATAGACAACATAAAAACTAGCGAGTTTTTTAATAGTCGCTTATGATGTGTGACATCCATCttaataagcaacattaacattatatcctTTTGGAAAATAGTGATTTTGGAATGTTTGTGCAATCTGACAGTCAGCACTAGGACCGCGTGAGCTCGTATATTAATTCTAATCGCAAGCAACTCGTCAGTTTTTTGTTATACACCTCcatcccttttcacgaaatcaaTAGAGATTGCATAAAAGTGAAAGCACAGATGTCATGCATCGTATGGTTTTGATCGAAATGGTCATTGGTCAGTGGCACCCGTGATGTAAAATATAAGACAAATCTGTTAATCGtttcattttgttaaattaatacaaaaacataaatttatttttgaaaaagtttACTTGTGAGTCATTGCTCAAATAATTTTCTAGGCGCAGAATAGTAGGATAACccaaaatatatctatacgtATAAATGAGgagacattttttattactgaaTAAACTAGCTCGTTTTAGAGAAggtatttttgtaacaaattatcGTATAAGTAGCTACACTTCGTTGTCTCGTATAACCCCTTTCGAATCGAATTCAATTTCTTGTTCATATTATTAGCCATCAAATTaactcatattatattattaattcaataaactaACTCAAAAATATTACACCTACGGATATTGATGATAAACACGTCAGTAAATCTTTTTAAGAATGAGTAGGATATAAGTGGGTTGATTCTAGACAGTAGTTGGCTGAGTATGCGTATTACTTTATATGCAAATGGCGCACGAGAGGCGCATGTTCAATTGACATCTACATTTGTAATTTACCGCTCTCctgtatatatttagtaattatttattatttctacattCCTTGCAAAAAACCGAGGcaatgatgtaaataaaaacaaagaccAAGAAAATTATGATGAGGACGAAGTTGCATGACTACGTAATAACTTTTACAAAACTTTTACAACTATTTTTCAATTGTCCCATGACGGGACTAAATGATGTTAAGGTGAAGGTGAATCAGTTTTTAATTCGACAATACTTCTACATTCAACGGTGAATCCAACTAACGAAGTGTTCATTCAACACCcacaagtgcttgtaaaaattGTGACCTATTAATATCCTACTGCTAAGCTATGATCTCTAATTAAGAAGAAATTTTGGAGTTTATTGCCCTACGCTACTCTTATAGGCCTTTGGCTATACGATGTACGATATCTTATACGTACTTCCATAGCTTCGATTGCCTAGGGTTCAAAGAATAAATGTGTTCAAAAAGAGTGATACGTACTTTGCAACGCGAAATGTTTGAAACAGAcacatatatttgatttaattatttattaaatataataagtggaTATGGTCGTTTATATGAATcctgtattttaattgtaactcGTCAATCTTGCTAAACAACTTCTGATTATTGACAGTCGAGTTCTACGACGATTTTTAATTCtgagaaaaaaaactttttaagtgACACCATGGTTACTcttgataaaatattcttaaatatatagtatacaaatacataacataactatTAATCTCAAATTAAGTAACTAAATGTCTTTTAATACACCATCGAGTCAAAGGGCAAGTAGCGGATCTTCAAAGTAAGACAAACGTGCCCTCCAGAAggtaataaatcaattttaagaaGTCTGTTACTTCATTGAAAAGgttgtattttaatgttacatcgCCTGTTAGTATATTACAAATAGCGAGACAATTCAAAAGTATAGatcaatttttgtaataaacataGATACATTGTTTGACctctattacaaaaaaagttaatcaAAATGATTGACAGCACCATGGTATATTGTTTGCtgtttttcattacaaatttcatAAGACTGAAACTTAtttgatgtacatatatatgcaaTAAACCGATGTATATTTACGTAGTTGTCTCTTCGGGTAATTCGGTTGTTGACATTGACAAGACAAGTCGATTTTTCTTATTGATCATcgtgtttcaaaatattttatgaatacgcGTACATTTGAAGACGTTAACCTAATCAGCTctaattaaatctaatatatatattcgatttaatttGTGAACTACACATAGggaatattgtaattattctgTTAAAATGTTACCGAATTGATTACCTTAGACAATGATAATTCTAGCAAGTTGCCAGACTTAgatttcaaatacttttttttttcaaaagttgTTTTTCAAGCTTTGGTATCgatggtaaatattattattttcaacaagattttaaggaatataaagtttttatagtaatttcaaACCATACGTTGTAAATAGAAAAATGTTTGATTCAATCACAAGAGGAATGCTATCTTTTGTTATCCAtccatcaaatatatatatttttctattatatcttTAGTTCTTTAGAGAACGGAAGTCGGTTATCAAAATTGAagaatatatacgtatattgtaGCACGAATCAATCCGACAACGCGTGGTCGACCTAAAAGTTAATGtcgttaatgtttttaatataaataaaatttttaattataatgtattaaataaaccaaaacGAATATATCTGTTTCATTCAAATGGAAAAACTGACATATTTTTTCCGTCTAAATTCTATAAATGgtttatcaaaatcaataatcttaataaacGTAAGCATaactagatttaaaatattactttttcattATTAGAGTTATAAGTCATGAAGGTACGACATTACTAATAGAAGTATTATTTTACATCGGCGGACATGCGTCGAGCCATATATATTGTTATCTTACACTTAAGATCTTACATAAGACCTAACGGATGCCTGCCAAAAGTTAATTTCACAAGCACGGGGTCAATGTTTCATCGCAAATCTATGTGTTTTTCACATAACAAAGTCAAATATATGCAGTTCACTGAGCTTGCTTAAACTATACGAAAATGTAATCATATGAACCTGACCTCAAAATTACgcaaactaacaaacaaacgCGTCACGGAATGTTAAGAAAACTGGTACAGAGcatattttagtaaaacgaTTTTACACCGTGcgtaatttgttatataagttGTAGAGATATAGTTCGAAAACATTTCACTGCAAGGTTGTCCAAGAATTGGGTTATGTCTATTGTTGACTTATTTCGTTATAGTTGGTTGTGAAAATAGCTCTGTTTTGCTttgaatattaacaattctaactaatgatttattgtattgaatatttagTCACGTTCTagtgtatattttgttaccatATTGGTTAAGGAccaaaaaaatacagttttggACTGAATTATCAAAAcagacttatttatttaattgaattatggTTTTGGCATGAtagtaaacattaattaataaataaccttagTAACCTTTAcggtctaaattaaaatatcataaatatcaaacacaagaaaatattttgtggtAGAAGTTTTAACTATTCCaatgtcatttaaaattgattttagtaatacttaaaagataaatacaaagttataaaaaaactattttttttaatttaattgatcttTTCAAATAAAGGTCAGACTTAAATGTATCGGTAAGGCATCAGGCAACGACCTCAAATCTTCAAatggtataatatttgtttttcataaccttctaataaaaattgacatttcaTGGAACATCGTTATTGTATCGAGATGCCGTTGAAATGAAAACGTCAACAAAAGgtgagatattattttaataaatggtaGAGTTATGAGTGGATTTctgtttgataataataataataatctttatttttaaacattcttaCTAATTTAACGTTAACATACTGCTACGGGCAAATCATTAAACAAACATCAGATCATTCAGAAGGAACATCCGCCATATTTCTTCACTAACACTTATCTGCCCAAGAGGTCGTTTTCGTTCAATTTATCACTTTCACGAAAATACCAAGgcgaatatattatacataagtgCAACAGGTACTTCATAAAAGAGTTATGTTGACGTTACTTTAAAGACAcgaatgtaaaaaattaaaataaaaaacaataggaTTTGGTTAATACACAGCTCTATTAACTATgtcttacatttataaaattaattgattctgCTAATCGAACCGAATCCAATGAAAcaaagacatataaataatgacttGAGCAAGCCCTACCGTTGTTTGACGTGACATAATATCCACTTGACACCAAAGCTAAATGGAGTTTATGACAGTTGTTATGCTTCAAGATGTAATTTAGCTCCAATTGTATTCAGTTTTGCGAAACAAAtcacattacattttaaaaatgtctgtagttatttttatatctattgaaGGAGATATAATTTAGatgaaaaaacataatttcttaCTATAAGTtcgaaacgaaaataatataaaaaaaattaaaatcgaatttTCTAGCCTTGGTccactttttaattaatacctaTATTAACATTGCATTTTAACACATTACAGATTGTTTGacgttttctatttttaatttcttactaaaaatatcagtcaattaaaaaatattttaaaaaccggaaccgttttaataaatacccattttaaaacattacatgCATCGCAGTTTAAAACATTACAGGTTTTTTGACGTTTTCTGATTCGGTTGAAGAGTAAAAATGCTATAATTGCTTTACGATGTAAAGAAATGCCGGTAATTCTATAATACGCGTGGAGAATAAGTACCTATCTGTTACGATGTCATTGCGACCATATATGGCCGTGCAGGCCCTTAGCAATATTACTCAATACCGACCATCAGTCGAATGAAATACACCGACCAAAGGATGTTTTATCATTAGACATGTATATAAGACATTTACATTGTGATGTATGCAAGTAtgacctattttatatttagacgcTGAAATACTCTCTGCATCGTGTAAACGCAAGTCTTTCcacgctgtttttttttttcaaacacttcataatgtatttttcattaatatttaaaatgtgtaaGGTTTATAAAGATTGTGTTTTTACGTTTTACTTTACGTTATAATATCGTTATCCCTGGAAaccattttgttaaaaatattgaaatattaaacaggtatacatatatttatttaaaaaaaaaaaacaaagctcCGAATCTCTTTAAACAGGGAATGCGGCTGTATGGCTTTTGTATAACAGGGTTAAATTTATGGGCTGttcgtataaatttattttaccataTAACACAGGTAtgattcaatgaaaaataaatctttatggATTTCTTATTGcttaattcttttatatataaaaaatatatttaaatatgccaTGTTGTAATCgaaatttcattgatattttaagtCACTATAATATGAAGTTTCCTTAAAATCCTTGACATTTTACGCCAAATCCGTTAACCTTGGCCCAACTGATAGCCTGCCtaaaatacatagatacataaagTTTTAGGCTATACTTCGGAAACAGTAAcactattttattaagaaatatttataggcATCTGATACTATTTTCGTTCCTCAAGTTTCGTACATGATTCATGACGCATttcataaagtttataattcaaaatacaaactatatttgaagatataatctcaggaactactagTACGAGATTTTAAATAGAAAGTTAATTAATCAtgattataagataaataacttGACGTCATGGATCTGAGAATCAGTGACCATATAGGTCTATCAACTAAGCAAATCGTACTGGTATGTGAAAAACACTTGATTATGCTACACACCATTCCTATGAATCAGTCGTATAACCTATTCTTATTTAGCCCTCCAATTAGGCTTAAAGCTAAAAGGAACGATAATAGCCCAAATGTCAGTATCGAATCGGCGACTTTTTACACCGCAGGttgtcaattgtttttttttttcaatattattgcaAACGGGTTACAAGCATTGGTTTCTTTACCCGAATCAATATTTTCAGAAAGTTGTCATCACTGCTACTTTGTGCTATTTCCCTGTTTTTCGCTTgctttatgtaatttatttaaatgcatgcgctataaaattattatgtatgtaagtacaatataataaattattatctaagcATGTTAAGTGACAATccagtttgtttatttacattaattattaaacttatgaAGACTTAATctgtgaatattaaaataattacttgatACAGCCTaggtaaactatttttattaaattaaccatTTAGTACTTCGAATGGGACAAAAAACCGTTAAAATGCAGTCCATTGAAATAGATTCCACAAATAACCATGTGAAAAATTCTATAGGCAGATATGacgatttactttttttatttaattatacaagaaGCCTGGCGAAAAGACCACCTGAAGGTAAGTTGTACCAACCACACATCTACCTTATCATCGTCCCTTAACGGATCAAGGCGCTAGCAACCTTGTGGACTAAGATCTGTGTCCCCTGCATttatagttatactggctcgaTCCTTCAAAGCAGAACGCAACAATACTCAACATTGCTGTCTGGCAGAAGTGTATTTGATAAGTTTGTGGTAACGTTCCAGATAGGCTGGCACGCAAAGATCTACCAATTTCAGTTATGGCACTTGTCACACATGaaaatccattaaaaaaaatacacgaaaaATAAAACACCCACTTATTAAGTACGTCATTTgcatataatactaattttagtattatatgttattattattattaatatgaaaacgaTGACGACCTTCTAATTGAGCTTAGGatcaaatgataataaaaaatcactgACCTTCAAGAATTAGGAAATATTAAAGACGATCTCTTTCAAGTCAACGTTTTGAAAGCGTCCGATACAAGTCAGAGGTCAATCTGTGGTTTCAGACAGTTTAGGATATAATGTATCTAATGTTAAACGATTTAGATAGTAACTAGGATATCTATTACGCGAATTATCGCGCTTGTAAAATGTTCCATTAGGGATGTTTATTCCTCACCAATATTACTATAGCAGTCTGTGTGGTTTTGTAgcgtaaattttatatgtagtttAACTCATTAAGAGACATTTATATCTAAGCGCAAATATTGTTTGACATCAAATTGATAGATCCTGAGATATCAGCGGATTCGAACAAACAAAGTCATCACTATCTAcacgaatattataattgcgaaagtaactctgttacctcttcacgcttcaactgctgaaccgatttagacgAAATTtgctatggagatagtttgagtcgcAGGAAATGAAAggctttttaatgttattttacttcACGCTTCGAGAGGGTTAAAATAAGAGGTGATGGTTTGTGTATTATAGATAATGTCTTATAAATTTCACGAGGTTAAGGCtagtaagatatattattcttaatcaaatatcgatatttttaccgtacagattaatatattatttatttatgtttttttatagacaCATAAATACTTATGTTAGTTTCAATAAtcgttttagttataaaaacttttaagtatttttaattatgtcatcA
The window above is part of the Vanessa tameamea isolate UH-Manoa-2023 chromosome 6, ilVanTame1 primary haplotype, whole genome shotgun sequence genome. Proteins encoded here:
- the LOC113393296 gene encoding uncharacterized protein LOC113393296 isoform X1, which produces MRLSLHIAVVLFAVYQTCRADRLYRAIPSNPNQNYAVLGSPISADLNEDGYFYPKPKIPFPPPPPVTRPPPPPPTRPPPPPPPSTTRPPPPPPPPPTRPPPPPPTRPPTTENGYVYEKPRIPFPPPPKSTLPPPPPPPPTTRRPPPPPPPTTRPPPPPPPPTTRPPPPPTTRPPPPPPTRPPPPTSGYYYSTPRVPFPPSTRPPPPPTPRTRPPPPPTQPPTYLPPTTRRPPPKQPSTYLPPTTRTPPPPPPPTTRPPPPPPPPTTRPPPPPPPPTTKPPPPPPPPTTRRPPTTTTRAPTYSTILDNFRTTGYEYPTPKVPFTFPTRPPPPTTQKTITYLPPTRPPTRPPPPPTRPATYLPPPTTRRPPPPTQPPTRPPPPPTRPATYLPPPTTRRPPPPTQPPTRPPPPPTRPATYLPPPTTRRPPPPTQPPTRPPPPPTRPATYLPPPTTRRTPPPTQPPTTRPPPPTRPSTYLPPPTTRRIPPTRPTTRPPPPTTTRPPTYSTIIPEFRTTGYDYPTPKIPFTVPTRPPTIRTPPVYIPPSTTRAPPVYLPPSTTRAPPVYIPPSTTRAPPVYIPPSTTRAPPVYIPPSTTRAPSVYIPPSTTRAPPVYLPPSTTRAPPVYIPPSTTRAPPIYVPPSTTRAPPVYIPPSTTRAPPVYIPPSTTRVPYTTRPPFVPDQGYFYEKPSVPFVF
- the LOC113393296 gene encoding uncharacterized protein LOC113393296 isoform X4; the encoded protein is MRLSLHIAVVLFAVYQTCRADRLYRAIPSNPNQNYAVLGSPISADLNEDGYFYPKPKIPFPPPPPVTRPPPPPPTRPPPPPPPSTTRPPPPPPPPPTRPPPPPPTRPPTTENGYVYEKPRIPFPPPPKSTLPPPPPPPPTTRRPPPPPPPTTRPPPPPPPPTTRPPPPPTTRPPPPPPTRPPPPTSGYYYSTPRVPFPPSTRPPPPPTPRTRPPPPPTQPPTYLPPTTRRPPPKQPSTYLPPTTRTPPPPPPPTTRPPPPPPPPTTRPPPPPTTQKTITYLPPTRPPTRPPPPPTRPATYLPPPTTRRPPPPTQPPTRPPPPPTRPATYLPPPTTRRPPPPTQPPTRPPPPPTRPATYLPPPTTRRPPPPTQPPTRPPPPPTRPATYLPPPTTRRTPPPTQPPTTRPPPPTRPSTYLPPPTTRRIPPTRPTTRPPPPTTTRPPTYSTIIPEFRTTGYDYPTPKIPFTVPTRPPTIRTPPVYIPPSTTRAPPVYLPPSTTRAPPVYIPPSTTRAPPVYIPPSTTRAPPVYIPPSTTRAPSVYIPPSTTRAPPVYLPPSTTRAPPVYIPPSTTRAPPIYVPPSTTRAPPVYIPPSTTRAPPVYIPPSTTRVPYTTRPPFVPDQGYFYEKPSVPFVF
- the LOC113393296 gene encoding uncharacterized protein LOC113393296 isoform X5 — its product is MRLSLHIAVVLFAVYQTCRADRLYRAIPSNPNQNYAVLGSPISADLNEDGYFYPKPKIPFPPPPPVTRPPPPPPTRPPPPPPPSTTRPPPPPPPPPTRPPPPPPTRPPTTENGYVYEKPRIPFPPPPKSTLPPPPPPPPTTRRPPPPPPPTTRPPPPPPPPTTRPPPPPTTRPPPPPPTRPPPPTSGYYYSTPRVPFPPSTRPPPPPTPRTRPPPPPTQPPTYLPPTTRRPPPPPPTTRPPPPPPPPTTRPPPPPTTQKTITYLPPTRPPTRPPPPPTRPATYLPPPTTRRPPPPTQPPTRPPPPPTRPATYLPPPTTRRPPPPTQPPTRPPPPPTRPATYLPPPTTRRPPPPTQPPTRPPPPPTRPATYLPPPTTRRTPPPTQPPTTRPPPPTRPSTYLPPPTTRRIPPTRPTTRPPPPTTTRPPTYSTIIPEFRTTGYDYPTPKIPFTVPTRPPTIRTPPVYIPPSTTRAPPVYLPPSTTRAPPVYIPPSTTRAPPVYIPPSTTRAPPVYIPPSTTRAPSVYIPPSTTRAPPVYLPPSTTRAPPVYIPPSTTRAPPIYVPPSTTRAPPVYIPPSTTRAPPVYIPPSTTRVPYTTRPPFVPDQGYFYEKPSVPFVF